In Qipengyuania psychrotolerans, one DNA window encodes the following:
- a CDS encoding CHRD domain-containing protein yields MKIIHALSAAALAFAPAVGASAAHTGGATFTATLDGQSEVPGPGDPDGFGSATMSVNPGQERVCYSLRVSDIDPAAAAHIHLGEAGTSGPVVVTLSAPSGGTSQGCASVSRDVAKNIIKNPESYYVNVHNAEYPGGAVRGQLGR; encoded by the coding sequence ATGAAGATTATCCATGCCCTTTCCGCCGCCGCACTTGCATTTGCACCTGCGGTCGGAGCGAGCGCGGCTCACACGGGCGGCGCGACCTTTACCGCAACGCTCGACGGCCAAAGCGAAGTTCCCGGTCCGGGTGACCCGGATGGTTTCGGAAGCGCAACGATGAGCGTCAATCCGGGCCAGGAGCGTGTTTGCTATTCGCTCCGTGTAAGCGATATCGACCCTGCAGCGGCAGCCCATATCCACCTCGGTGAGGCGGGGACGAGCGGCCCAGTTGTGGTTACCCTTTCGGCACCTTCCGGCGGAACCAGTCAGGGTTGTGCTTCGGTTAGCCGCGACGTTGCAAAGAACATCATCAAGAATCCGGAAAGCTATTACGTTAATGTACACAATGCCGAATATCCGGGCGGCGCTGTTCGCGGTCAGCTTGGGCGCTAA
- a CDS encoding anti-sigma factor: MADAEEILPLDPFILAGEYVLGVLEGEELADAQRAILADSDFLEAVEWWELRLGAMGEAAGNFVPSSSVWRGIEARIQAEEAANDDAPTPMVPKRLSQSSLAALFGGVALAIAGLVFFVATPRTTVVPDQPPLVATPGDQLIAQLQDEESGRKLAGRIDVDNNRLALNISGLEAEAGQTPELWVIPAGGAPVSLGAIPETGTFDREIDPAEARLLVAGSTLAVTFEEDTGVRHETPTMPILLAGTLDQV; encoded by the coding sequence GTGGCTGACGCGGAAGAAATCCTTCCTCTCGATCCCTTTATTCTCGCCGGGGAATATGTGCTTGGCGTGCTCGAGGGAGAGGAGCTGGCGGATGCCCAACGGGCGATCCTCGCCGATAGCGACTTCTTGGAAGCTGTCGAATGGTGGGAGTTGAGGCTCGGAGCCATGGGCGAAGCAGCTGGCAACTTCGTACCGTCCTCTAGCGTGTGGCGTGGGATCGAAGCGCGGATCCAGGCAGAAGAAGCAGCGAATGACGACGCTCCGACGCCCATGGTCCCAAAGCGGCTCTCGCAGTCGAGCCTGGCCGCGCTCTTCGGCGGTGTCGCATTGGCTATTGCCGGTCTCGTATTCTTCGTCGCGACCCCTCGCACCACAGTGGTTCCGGACCAACCACCTCTGGTTGCTACACCGGGCGACCAGCTGATCGCGCAGCTTCAAGATGAGGAAAGCGGACGGAAGCTAGCCGGCAGGATCGATGTCGATAACAATCGTCTCGCCTTGAATATTTCAGGCCTCGAGGCTGAAGCAGGACAGACGCCCGAACTGTGGGTTATTCCCGCGGGCGGGGCTCCGGTATCGTTGGGCGCGATTCCCGAGACTGGGACATTCGATCGTGAGATCGACCCCGCCGAGGCGCGGTTGCTAGTGGCCGGCTCCACACTGGCCGTGACTTTCGAAGAAGATACCGGCGTGCGGCACGAAACGCCGACTATGCCGATCTTGCTTGCAGGCACGCTTGATCAGGTCTGA
- a CDS encoding sigma-70 family RNA polymerase sigma factor, translated as MTDRRTELKEALAATGRGDRQSLERVYEMTSSKVFSTIVRIVRQRERAEDILQEVYVKVWRRAARFDPAKGSPITWLCAIARNSALNDLRRSGRKQEIPDDEFPEVADTNLVAADDWLCAAEDSAALEKCLEELRGDHRRSIKMAFFEGFSHSELAEKVNVPLGTMKSWIKRGLAGLRGCLGG; from the coding sequence TTGACTGATCGTCGTACAGAACTGAAGGAGGCACTGGCGGCGACCGGGAGGGGCGACCGTCAATCTCTTGAACGCGTCTATGAAATGACGTCGAGCAAGGTGTTCTCGACCATCGTGCGTATCGTGCGGCAAAGAGAACGTGCAGAAGATATTCTCCAAGAAGTATATGTGAAGGTCTGGCGGCGCGCCGCTCGCTTCGATCCGGCCAAGGGCAGTCCGATCACCTGGCTCTGCGCCATCGCGCGCAATTCGGCGCTGAATGACTTGCGCCGCAGTGGTCGCAAACAAGAAATTCCGGACGACGAGTTCCCCGAGGTGGCCGACACGAACCTCGTAGCGGCAGATGACTGGCTCTGTGCTGCAGAGGACAGCGCCGCGCTTGAAAAATGCCTTGAGGAGCTGCGCGGCGATCATCGTCGATCGATCAAGATGGCGTTTTTCGAAGGGTTTTCGCATTCCGAATTGGCCGAGAAGGTCAATGTGCCACTTGGCACGATGAAGAGCTGGATCAAACGCGGGCTGGCCGGGCTTAGGGGATGTCTCGGTGGCTGA
- a CDS encoding alpha/beta hydrolase: MLGSQEVGRDYHIYIRLPENYDELEETKFPVVFLLDGDSTFPMLAPLHLFMNYDDQIPEAIIVGIAYGGFDPGVNKRHVDFRVIMDDGSAGGALPFLAMLENELIPQIDARYRTEPTRRILFGQSRGGSAVLQAAYLKPGLFWGHVASNPGREPDTRLLFGMDREVDAKDKDGYLIVASGSDDRDYLRGTALEWRDTIASRDDLPWDTRFIDIEGGTHAANLGDAYRSAWRIMFSDRPAKVTETQP, from the coding sequence TTGCTTGGTTCGCAAGAAGTCGGAAGGGATTACCATATCTACATCCGTCTCCCAGAAAACTACGACGAATTGGAAGAAACCAAGTTTCCGGTCGTCTTCCTCCTCGATGGAGATTCCACCTTTCCGATGCTCGCACCGCTTCATCTGTTCATGAATTATGACGACCAAATCCCGGAAGCGATCATTGTCGGCATCGCATATGGGGGCTTCGATCCCGGCGTGAACAAGCGCCACGTGGACTTTCGCGTGATCATGGATGACGGAAGCGCAGGCGGAGCCCTACCATTCCTTGCGATGCTCGAAAATGAACTGATCCCGCAGATCGACGCGCGTTACCGAACCGAACCGACGCGACGGATTCTCTTCGGGCAAAGCCGGGGTGGCAGTGCCGTTTTGCAGGCCGCCTATCTCAAGCCCGGCCTGTTCTGGGGGCATGTCGCGAGCAATCCTGGACGCGAGCCGGACACCCGGCTCCTGTTCGGCATGGATCGCGAGGTCGATGCGAAGGACAAGGATGGATATCTGATCGTTGCCTCCGGCTCCGATGATCGAGATTATCTTCGCGGTACCGCTCTTGAATGGAGAGATACCATCGCTTCCCGAGATGACCTGCCGTGGGATACGAGATTTATCGACATCGAAGGCGGGACGCACGCTGCCAATCTTGGGGATGCTTATAGGTCAGCTTGGCGAATCATGTTTTCGGACCGCCCAGCGAAAGTTACGGAGACTCAGCCATAG
- a CDS encoding tetratricopeptide repeat protein, with protein sequence MMLDARFTLTFTTGLVAIALSGCASSGVPDEDLISTSIDAVDTANRIKVAQDSGAPLFDGMGEYHRPITTTETLAQRYFNQGMVLTFGFNHAEAIRSFRAAQRLDPSCAMCFWGEALATGPNINVTSKGRAVMSDEQRLAAHAAISKAMDLRMGASAGEARLIEAQAARYNGDPSTERYPLDQAYADAMGRYVALFPEDDDAAAIYAESLMNLMPWDYWSDQGAPKDDTRKIIASLERILERSPNHPLALHLYIHAVEASAAPGVAEDEADRLLTLVPGSGHLVHMPSHIYWRIGRYDDAAKANIKAAAVDEDYIAACNAQGFYPAAYYPHNIHFLWAASSMSGQSTMALDAARKLATNVHMEQIEQFATVEFFKTIPLLTLVQFGKWDDILSLSEPPTPRDYSTAILSYARGIAMVHKGNLSGAEAELSRLTKLKDTVQIRFLDGADYPASTLLNIANNLLEGEIALASGSQDKAISAFEHAVSLQDELPYMEPPFWYYPTRQSLGQALLEIDRPEDAEKVYREDLEDYPRNGWSMAGLIASLEAQNKPTDEITKNFRIVWSKADIELTRSRF encoded by the coding sequence ATGATGCTCGACGCCCGGTTTACTCTAACCTTTACAACAGGCCTTGTTGCGATCGCGCTCTCAGGCTGCGCCTCATCAGGCGTTCCAGACGAAGATTTGATCTCTACATCGATTGATGCAGTCGACACCGCAAATCGGATCAAGGTCGCTCAAGATAGCGGAGCGCCCCTCTTCGATGGGATGGGAGAGTATCATCGTCCGATAACGACGACGGAAACGTTGGCTCAACGCTATTTCAACCAAGGCATGGTTCTCACTTTCGGCTTCAATCATGCCGAGGCAATCCGCTCGTTCCGCGCTGCGCAACGTCTGGATCCATCCTGTGCAATGTGTTTCTGGGGTGAAGCATTAGCAACCGGGCCCAACATTAACGTTACTTCCAAAGGCCGAGCCGTGATGAGCGATGAGCAACGCTTGGCCGCGCATGCTGCCATCAGCAAGGCGATGGATTTGCGTATGGGGGCTAGCGCTGGAGAGGCGAGACTGATCGAAGCCCAAGCCGCACGTTACAACGGCGACCCGAGCACTGAACGCTACCCGCTCGACCAAGCCTATGCGGATGCGATGGGACGCTATGTTGCGCTGTTTCCCGAAGACGATGATGCCGCTGCGATCTACGCAGAATCACTAATGAACCTGATGCCGTGGGACTACTGGTCCGATCAAGGAGCGCCGAAGGACGATACGCGCAAAATCATCGCATCTCTTGAGCGGATTCTCGAGCGCAGCCCCAACCACCCCCTAGCTTTGCACCTCTACATTCACGCAGTTGAGGCATCAGCTGCACCCGGAGTGGCCGAAGACGAAGCAGACCGCTTGCTGACGCTGGTTCCGGGATCGGGTCATCTCGTTCATATGCCCTCGCACATTTATTGGCGGATCGGACGTTACGATGACGCCGCGAAAGCGAATATCAAAGCGGCTGCTGTGGATGAGGATTACATTGCGGCCTGCAATGCGCAGGGGTTCTACCCGGCGGCATACTATCCCCACAACATCCATTTCTTATGGGCCGCCAGCAGTATGTCTGGCCAAAGCACCATGGCACTCGATGCGGCACGGAAGCTGGCTACAAACGTGCATATGGAGCAGATTGAGCAGTTCGCGACTGTCGAGTTTTTCAAGACCATCCCCTTGCTAACCTTGGTGCAGTTCGGGAAATGGGACGATATTCTCTCGTTATCCGAACCGCCGACGCCGCGTGATTACTCGACCGCCATATTGAGCTACGCCCGCGGCATAGCCATGGTTCACAAGGGGAACCTTTCGGGAGCAGAGGCTGAGCTTTCGAGGCTCACTAAATTGAAGGACACCGTCCAAATACGGTTCCTCGACGGTGCGGACTATCCCGCGTCGACATTGCTAAACATCGCAAATAACCTTCTAGAAGGTGAAATAGCCCTAGCCAGTGGCAGCCAAGATAAGGCGATATCCGCTTTTGAACATGCGGTATCGCTGCAGGACGAGCTTCCATACATGGAGCCGCCTTTCTGGTATTATCCAACTCGGCAGTCACTCGGCCAAGCGCTTCTAGAAATTGACAGGCCGGAGGACGCTGAAAAGGTTTATCGCGAAGACTTAGAAGACTACCCACGCAACGGATGGTCAATGGCGGGCCTTATCGCTTCACTCGAAGCGCAAAATAAACCGACGGACGAAATTACGAAGAACTTCCGTATCGTCTGGTCCAAGGCAGATATCGAACTTACGCGCTCGCGCTTTTAG
- a CDS encoding glutamine synthetase beta-grasp domain-containing protein — MSLAEYIWLDGNRPTQGLRAKTRFVNIKNQDACPENFPEWSFDGSSTLQAEGSDSDCGLKPVCVVADPIRGADNFLVLCEVQNADGSNHASNSRASLRAVLAAGGEERNAWIGFEQEYTLYQGGRPLGFPATGYPEPQGPYYCSIGADRAFGRMIADEHAQLCLDAGLLYYGLNAEVMPGQWEFQIGYRGFEGDDPGLLNAADHMWIARYLLDRVAEKHGVLVSYDNKPMKGDWNGAGMHTNFSCSRTRAVGGLDAIYEAVRRLAHKHDQHIAVYGDRLEERLTGAHETCSISEFKAGGADRGASIRIPLGVERAGFGYFEDRRPGANACPYRVAARIASTVFGIEIEDHSKMALVA, encoded by the coding sequence ATGAGTCTAGCAGAATATATCTGGCTGGACGGCAATCGCCCCACCCAAGGACTCCGTGCCAAGACGCGCTTTGTGAACATCAAGAACCAAGATGCGTGTCCTGAAAACTTTCCGGAATGGAGCTTCGATGGCTCGTCAACCCTGCAAGCCGAAGGTTCCGATTCAGACTGCGGACTGAAGCCGGTATGTGTGGTTGCCGACCCCATCCGCGGCGCCGACAATTTTCTCGTGCTGTGCGAAGTGCAAAATGCCGACGGAAGCAATCATGCTAGCAACTCTCGGGCAAGCCTGCGAGCAGTCCTAGCCGCAGGCGGCGAAGAGCGGAATGCGTGGATCGGATTCGAACAGGAATACACCCTCTATCAAGGTGGACGCCCGCTGGGCTTCCCGGCGACCGGCTATCCCGAACCGCAGGGCCCCTATTATTGCAGCATCGGTGCTGACCGCGCATTCGGTCGGATGATCGCTGATGAACATGCGCAGCTCTGCCTTGATGCTGGTCTTCTATACTATGGCCTCAATGCCGAAGTGATGCCGGGTCAATGGGAATTCCAGATCGGCTATCGTGGGTTTGAAGGTGACGACCCAGGCCTGCTGAATGCAGCTGATCACATGTGGATCGCCCGCTACCTTCTCGATCGCGTTGCCGAAAAACATGGCGTTCTCGTTTCTTACGATAACAAGCCCATGAAGGGTGACTGGAACGGCGCCGGAATGCACACCAACTTCTCATGTTCGAGAACTCGAGCTGTTGGCGGTCTGGATGCGATCTACGAGGCTGTCCGCCGGCTCGCCCACAAGCACGACCAGCACATCGCAGTCTATGGCGACCGACTTGAGGAACGGCTCACGGGTGCGCATGAAACCTGTTCGATAAGTGAGTTCAAGGCAGGCGGGGCAGATCGCGGGGCTTCCATCCGCATTCCACTGGGTGTGGAGCGGGCGGGGTTCGGCTATTTCGAAGACCGCCGTCCTGGCGCAAATGCCTGTCCTTACCGGGTGGCAGCCCGCATCGCTTCTACGGTGTTCGGCATTGAAATCGAAGACCATTCAAAGATGGCGCTAGTCGCCTGA